The Pan paniscus chromosome 3, NHGRI_mPanPan1-v2.0_pri, whole genome shotgun sequence genome includes a window with the following:
- the UCHL1 gene encoding ubiquitin carboxyl-terminal hydrolase isozyme L1, whose protein sequence is MQLKPMEINPEMLNKVLSRLGVAGQWRFVDVLGLEEESLGSVPAPACALLLLFPLTAQHENFRKKQIEELKGQEVSPKVYFMKQTIGNSCGTIGLIHAVANNQDKLGFEDGSVLKQFLSETEKMSPEDRAKCFEKNEAIQAAHDAVAQEGQCRVDDKVNFHFILFNNVDGHLYELDGRMPFPVNHGASSEDTLLKDAAKVCREFTEREQGEVRFSAVALCKAA, encoded by the exons ATGCAGCTCAAGCCAATGGAGATCAACCCCGAG ATGCTGAACAAA GTGCTGTCCCGGCTGGGGGTCGCCGGCCAGTGGCGCTTCGTGGACGTGCTGGGGCTGGAAGAGGAGTCTCTGGGCTCGGTGCCAGCGCCTGCCTGcgcgctgctgctgctgtttcccCTCACGGCCCAG CATGAGAACTTCAGGAAAAAGCAGATTGAAGAGCTGAAGGGACAAGAAGTTAGTCCTAAAGTGTACTTCATGAAGCAGACCATTGGGAATTCCTGTGGCACAATCGGACTTATTCACGCAGTGGCCAATAATCAAGATAAACTGGGATTTG aggatgGATCAGTTCTGAAACAGTTTCTTTCTGAAACAGAGAAAATGTCCCCTGAAGACAGAGCAAAATGCTTTGAAAAGAATGAG GCCATACAGGCAGCCCATGATGCCGTGGCACAGGAAGGCCAATGTCGG GTAGATGACAAGgtgaatttccattttattctgtttaacAACGTGGATGGCCACCTCTATGAACTTG ATGGACGAATGCCTTTTCCGGTGAACCATGGCGCCAGTTCAGAGGACACCCTGCTGAAG GACGCTGCCAAGGTCTGCAGAGAATTCACCGAGCGTGAGCAAGGAGAAGTCCGCTTCTCTGCCGTGGCTCTCTGCAAGGCAGCCTAA